Proteins found in one Flavobacterium channae genomic segment:
- a CDS encoding LemA family protein — translation MRKFLPYLIGGGLLLILVFWYVSVKNGAVTVDQAVKKEWGNVETSYQRRNDLIGNLVKTVKGAADFEKSTLEAVISARAKATSITVDPTNITPEQFEQFNQAQSGVSSALSRLLVTVEKYPELKANENFRMLQNELTSTENQILTARTRFNEAVEKYNNYILKMPRSFILSEYKEKALFKAVAGAEKPVDVEFDFNNEKK, via the coding sequence ATGAGAAAATTTTTGCCTTATTTAATCGGTGGTGGATTGTTATTAATCCTAGTATTTTGGTATGTAAGTGTTAAAAATGGAGCAGTTACTGTTGACCAGGCTGTAAAAAAAGAATGGGGAAATGTAGAAACTTCGTACCAAAGAAGAAATGACCTAATTGGCAACCTAGTTAAAACAGTTAAAGGAGCAGCGGATTTTGAAAAATCTACTTTAGAAGCGGTAATTTCTGCAAGAGCTAAAGCAACTTCAATAACTGTTGATCCAACAAACATTACTCCAGAACAATTTGAGCAATTTAATCAAGCTCAAAGCGGTGTTTCTTCAGCTTTATCGAGATTATTAGTAACAGTTGAAAAATATCCAGAATTAAAAGCAAATGAAAATTTCAGAATGTTACAAAATGAGTTAACAAGTACTGAAAATCAGATTTTAACAGCAAGAACTCGTTTTAATGAGGCGGTTGAAAAATATAATAACTATATCTTAAAAATGCCAAGAAGTTTTATATTATCTGAATACAAAGAGAAAGCATTGTTTAAAGCTGTTGCTGGCGCTGAAAAACCAGTTGATGTAGAATTTGATTTTAACAACGAGAAAAAATAA
- a CDS encoding TPM domain-containing protein: MSKTEDFLSKADEQEIVQAIIEAEKNTSGEIRVHLEEHTEKSPLERAQEVFFELHMNETQDRNGVLFYVGVADKKFAIIGDEGINNVVESDFWDCTKDVVIANFKEKKFKKGLVEGILRAGERLKKYFPYQSDDTNELSNEISKG; the protein is encoded by the coding sequence ATGTCTAAAACAGAAGATTTCTTATCAAAAGCTGATGAACAAGAAATTGTTCAGGCGATTATTGAAGCCGAGAAAAACACTTCGGGAGAAATCAGAGTGCATCTAGAAGAACATACAGAAAAATCACCTCTTGAAAGAGCTCAGGAGGTTTTTTTTGAATTGCACATGAATGAAACGCAAGACAGAAATGGAGTTCTTTTTTATGTAGGTGTTGCCGATAAAAAGTTTGCTATAATTGGCGATGAAGGTATTAATAATGTTGTGGAATCTGATTTTTGGGATTGTACAAAAGATGTTGTGATTGCTAATTTTAAGGAAAAGAAATTCAAAAAAGGATTGGTCGAAGGCATTTTAAGAGCTGGAGAACGATTGAAGAAATATTTTCCTTATCAGTCTGATGACACAAATGAATTGTCTAACGAAATTTCGAAAGGATAA
- a CDS encoding MerR family transcriptional regulator gives MHLELAPNKRYYSIGEIAKAFNVNASLIRFWDKEFDILKPKKNAKGNRMFTPEDVKNLQLIYHLVKERGFTLEGAKTHLKEGQKKTLDKFEIISKLEAIKAQLNTIKNQL, from the coding sequence ATGCATTTAGAATTAGCACCAAATAAACGATATTATAGCATTGGCGAAATTGCCAAAGCATTTAATGTAAACGCTTCTTTAATACGTTTTTGGGACAAAGAATTTGATATTCTGAAACCAAAGAAAAACGCAAAAGGAAATCGAATGTTTACACCAGAAGATGTAAAGAATTTACAATTGATTTATCACTTGGTAAAAGAACGCGGCTTTACATTAGAAGGTGCAAAAACACATTTGAAAGAAGGTCAGAAAAAAACGCTTGATAAATTTGAAATCATAAGCAAATTAGAAGCCATTAAAGCACAATTGAACACAATTAAAAATCAACTATAA
- a CDS encoding outer membrane beta-barrel protein, with protein sequence MFKKIVFLVLFVLSASSFSQNTISLKGKIIDKNTSIPLESATIYIKSAKDSTLIDYTISDKNGNFAFKTKKIESAVHFKISYIGYIEYSEQIENLKSDKDFGSIRLEENVSSLKEVVIQSEAPPVTIKNDTLEFNAASFKVRPDANVEALLKQLPGVEIDEEGKITVNGKEVNNILVNGKPFFGKDGKIATQNLPADIISKVQVTDTKTKEEELSGQNATSDEKTINLTIQEDKNKGAFGKANVGYGTDERYESSLLFNYFKDTQKISILGSSNNINSIGFSMDEIFDNMGGGRNQSIWINDNGSFGINGMQFGGNTGITQSNMIGINFADEWAKKKINPNGSYYYSNAETNNNSRTNRINLLPTGNTNTLAESTTKSITDGHNISMDFEIKLDSTATIYMSPSFSKSEIKNRNKGFDATFDEAGATLNENTTDNSWESQNNTFRNNIYFYKGLKKKGRGISASLNNENSKNESDLFTKTTTTFFQSGNTDDDRDQFRVDDSKNDSFRAEIGYNEPLRDSLALNFKAVYSYKKSRDTRETFDFDSGLDSYSNFNDLLSNDIISTTSSVTPMVGVSIRKKKIRGNISMGTEIINFNNQADYLSNKTAVNKNYMYPKMNGYVSITLGKSKSIYSYYSYEVNLPTANQILPFQNLGNPLNTFIGNADLKPNENYSIYMNFNNYDYATRSGFYGYAGGDYNVNQIVASTTYDADFKATTTYQNVDMAYNGFVGFNFNKSLKKEKRTFKYGFGVQVGYDYNQGLTNAELFESKGLNINPRVNLTWSIDEMITINPSYRYTYITNDFTNYVIDNTKNFKHSAKLEITSYWPKKVVIGSDFGYNYNSNIADGFQKDFYLWNLSLGYNFFQDKLLAKVKVYDVLNQNVSATRTITPTAITDMENTVLKQYAMFSLTYKLEKFGGKKKEGGIMFMD encoded by the coding sequence ATGTTCAAGAAAATAGTATTCTTAGTTTTATTTGTATTATCAGCAAGTAGTTTTAGTCAGAACACCATTTCATTAAAAGGAAAAATTATTGACAAAAACACATCAATTCCACTAGAATCGGCAACTATTTACATAAAATCGGCAAAAGATTCTACTTTAATTGATTACACCATTTCTGATAAAAATGGAAATTTTGCTTTCAAAACCAAAAAAATCGAAAGCGCAGTTCATTTTAAAATTTCGTACATAGGCTACATTGAATATTCTGAACAAATAGAAAATTTAAAAAGCGATAAAGATTTCGGATCAATTAGACTAGAAGAAAATGTTAGTTCATTAAAAGAAGTCGTTATTCAATCAGAAGCACCACCAGTTACCATAAAAAATGATACTTTAGAGTTTAACGCTGCTTCATTTAAAGTTAGACCAGATGCTAACGTTGAAGCACTTTTAAAACAATTGCCTGGTGTTGAAATAGATGAAGAAGGTAAAATTACAGTTAACGGAAAAGAAGTAAATAACATTTTAGTTAACGGTAAACCATTCTTTGGAAAAGATGGAAAAATTGCAACACAAAATTTACCTGCAGACATTATTAGTAAAGTTCAGGTAACCGATACCAAAACAAAAGAAGAAGAATTGTCTGGGCAAAATGCAACTTCAGATGAAAAAACCATCAACTTAACCATTCAGGAAGACAAGAATAAAGGTGCATTTGGCAAAGCAAATGTTGGTTACGGAACCGATGAAAGGTATGAATCGAGTTTGCTTTTTAATTATTTCAAAGACACCCAAAAAATCAGTATTTTAGGTTCGTCGAACAACATCAACTCAATCGGATTTTCAATGGATGAAATTTTCGACAATATGGGTGGTGGTAGAAATCAATCTATCTGGATAAATGACAATGGAAGTTTCGGAATTAATGGAATGCAATTTGGTGGTAATACAGGAATAACACAATCGAATATGATTGGGATTAATTTTGCTGATGAATGGGCAAAAAAGAAAATCAATCCAAATGGAAGTTATTATTATTCAAACGCAGAAACGAATAACAATAGTAGAACAAACCGAATTAATTTACTTCCAACAGGAAATACAAATACTTTAGCGGAATCAACTACAAAATCGATAACAGACGGACATAATATTTCGATGGATTTTGAAATAAAACTAGATTCAACAGCAACTATATATATGAGTCCGAGTTTTTCGAAAAGTGAAATTAAAAATAGAAATAAAGGTTTTGATGCTACATTTGATGAAGCTGGAGCCACATTAAATGAAAACACAACAGATAATAGTTGGGAAAGTCAAAACAATACGTTTCGTAACAACATTTACTTCTATAAAGGTTTAAAGAAAAAAGGCAGAGGGATTAGTGCTTCATTAAATAACGAAAATAGTAAAAACGAATCGGATTTGTTTACCAAAACAACAACCACATTCTTTCAATCAGGTAATACTGATGATGATCGAGATCAGTTCCGAGTTGACGATTCTAAAAACGATAGCTTTAGAGCTGAAATAGGATATAATGAACCTTTACGAGATTCTTTGGCTTTAAATTTCAAAGCAGTTTATAGTTATAAAAAATCTAGAGATACGAGAGAAACTTTTGACTTTGACAGCGGATTGGATTCTTATTCAAACTTTAACGATTTACTTTCAAACGATATCATTTCCACTACTTCATCTGTAACTCCAATGGTTGGCGTTAGTATTCGTAAGAAAAAAATTAGAGGAAACATTTCGATGGGAACAGAAATCATCAATTTCAACAACCAAGCCGATTATTTGTCTAACAAAACAGCTGTAAACAAAAACTACATGTATCCAAAAATGAACGGATATGTAAGTATAACATTAGGCAAATCTAAATCGATTTATAGCTATTATTCATACGAAGTAAATTTACCAACGGCTAATCAAATTTTACCTTTCCAAAATTTAGGAAATCCGTTAAACACTTTTATTGGAAATGCCGACTTAAAACCAAACGAAAATTATTCGATTTACATGAATTTCAACAATTATGATTATGCAACTCGAAGTGGTTTTTATGGTTATGCAGGTGGAGATTATAATGTAAATCAAATTGTAGCTTCAACAACTTATGATGCCGATTTTAAAGCAACTACAACGTATCAAAATGTAGACATGGCTTATAATGGTTTCGTAGGATTTAATTTCAATAAATCATTAAAAAAGGAAAAAAGAACATTTAAATATGGTTTTGGAGTTCAAGTAGGTTACGATTATAATCAAGGTTTAACTAATGCTGAATTATTTGAATCTAAAGGATTGAATATTAATCCAAGAGTTAATTTAACTTGGTCTATAGACGAAATGATAACAATTAATCCTTCGTATCGTTACACTTATATTACGAATGATTTTACCAACTACGTAATTGACAATACTAAAAATTTCAAACACAGTGCTAAGTTGGAAATCACAAGTTATTGGCCTAAAAAAGTAGTAATTGGAAGTGATTTCGGTTATAATTACAACTCTAACATTGCTGATGGTTTCCAAAAAGATTTCTATTTGTGGAACTTAAGTTTAGGATACAATTTCTTCCAAGACAAATTATTAGCAAAAGTAAAAGTATATGACGTATTAAATCAGAACGTAAGCGCAACAAGAACCATTACACCTACTGCCATTACCGATATGGAAAATACCGTTTTAAAACAATATGCTATGTTTTCTTTGACCTATAAATTAGAAAAATTTGGAGGCAAGAAAAAAGAAGGCGGCATAATGTTCATGGATTAA
- a CDS encoding M23 family metallopeptidase has product MSKVKYYYDSENLAYKRIQTRKRKKFGYVVLFLLSSALFGFLIFLLLINTSYFETPKDKIQAREIEALALNYKVLNKKIDLMNEVLAAIENRDNNIYRIYFNTSPISEEERKAGFGGVNRYKDLQGYNNSELIENTTKRVDVLTKELVIQSKSLDEIVALAKQKEKLLAAIPAIQPVKNEDLKQMASGYGYRSDPFTKIRKFHYGMDFTARTGTPIYATGDGVVYKADASLSGYGNHIEVNHGFGYKTLYAHLSKYNCRPGQRVKRGDIIGYVGSTGRSQAPHLHYEVFKNGERVNPLNFYYGSISAKEYIEISKLANQENQSLD; this is encoded by the coding sequence ATGTCGAAGGTAAAATATTATTACGATTCAGAAAATTTAGCGTATAAACGAATTCAGACGAGAAAAAGGAAGAAATTTGGTTATGTTGTTCTGTTTTTATTGTCTTCGGCACTATTTGGATTCTTAATTTTCTTGTTGCTTATCAATACAAGTTATTTTGAAACTCCAAAAGATAAAATTCAAGCCCGTGAAATTGAAGCGTTAGCTTTAAACTATAAAGTTTTGAATAAGAAGATTGACTTAATGAATGAAGTTTTAGCTGCTATTGAAAATAGAGATAACAATATTTATCGAATTTACTTTAATACCTCTCCAATTTCTGAAGAAGAAAGAAAAGCAGGTTTTGGAGGTGTAAATCGATACAAAGATTTGCAAGGGTATAACAATTCTGAACTTATAGAAAATACAACAAAACGAGTAGATGTTTTAACTAAAGAATTGGTTATTCAATCAAAATCGTTAGATGAAATTGTGGCTTTAGCAAAGCAAAAAGAAAAATTATTAGCGGCAATTCCGGCAATTCAACCTGTCAAAAACGAAGATTTAAAACAAATGGCTTCGGGATATGGATATCGAAGTGATCCATTTACAAAAATTAGAAAGTTTCATTACGGAATGGATTTTACAGCAAGAACAGGAACGCCAATTTATGCTACTGGTGATGGCGTTGTTTATAAAGCAGATGCATCGTTATCAGGTTATGGAAATCATATTGAAGTGAATCATGGATTTGGATATAAAACATTGTACGCGCATTTGAGTAAATACAATTGTAGACCTGGTCAACGTGTGAAAAGAGGTGATATTATTGGCTATGTAGGAAGTACGGGTAGAAGCCAGGCACCACATTTGCATTATGAAGTATTTAAAAATGGCGAACGAGTAAATCCGTTGAACTTTTATTATGGAAGTATTTCGGCTAAAGAATATATTGAAATTTCTAAATTAGCGAACCAAGAAAACCAATCATTAGACTAA
- a CDS encoding TPM domain-containing protein — MRKLIILVFFLSGIYANAQFTIPKVPPFQTSVYDYADVLNPQEEKALENKLIRYSDSTTTQIVVISIEDLKGEDIGILTPRWAHEWGIGQEKEDNGILILVAKNDRKIWIAPGYGVEDRLTAGINGELIRNVIIPEFKAGSYYQGLDKGADAIFEVLKGKYKGTRKESKNNFPFVLIVIFVIILILIISKGSKGGGGNYRGGSGLDLGDIIILSRMGRGGGGFGGGSFGGGSSGGFGGGFGGGGFSGGGAGGSW, encoded by the coding sequence ATGAGAAAACTAATTATACTAGTATTTTTCCTTTCTGGAATTTACGCTAATGCCCAGTTCACAATTCCGAAAGTTCCGCCTTTTCAAACGAGCGTTTACGATTATGCCGATGTTTTAAATCCGCAAGAAGAGAAAGCATTAGAAAATAAGTTGATTCGTTATTCTGATTCGACAACCACCCAAATTGTGGTGATTTCTATTGAAGATTTAAAAGGTGAGGATATTGGAATTCTAACGCCAAGATGGGCACATGAATGGGGGATTGGTCAAGAAAAAGAAGACAACGGAATTCTAATTTTAGTTGCTAAAAACGATAGAAAAATTTGGATTGCTCCAGGATATGGAGTAGAAGATAGGTTGACTGCAGGAATCAACGGAGAATTGATAAGAAACGTTATTATTCCTGAATTTAAAGCCGGTAGTTATTACCAAGGATTAGATAAAGGTGCTGATGCAATTTTCGAAGTTTTAAAAGGAAAATACAAAGGTACTCGCAAAGAATCTAAGAATAATTTTCCATTTGTCTTAATCGTTATTTTTGTTATTATACTAATTCTTATTATTTCAAAAGGGAGTAAAGGTGGAGGCGGAAATTACAGAGGAGGTAGCGGTTTAGATTTAGGGGATATCATTATTTTAAGCCGAATGGGTCGCGGTGGAGGCGGTTTTGGAGGCGGGAGTTTTGGTGGAGGTTCTTCTGGTGGATTTGGTGGAGGCTTTGGCGGTGGTGGTTTCTCTGGTGGAGGAGCTGGCGGAAGTTGGTAA
- the der gene encoding ribosome biogenesis GTPase Der, which produces MNNIVAIVGRPNVGKSTFFNRLIQRREAIVDSVSGVTRDRNYGKSEWNGKEFSVIDTGGYVKGSDDIFEGEIRRQVELAIDEADAIVFVVDVEEGITPMDDEVAKLLRKVKKPVILVVNKVDNAMREKDAVEFYNLGLGDFFTISGMSGSGTGELLDKIVEVLPELPDAIEEENPLPRFCVVGRPNAGKSSFINALIGEDRFVVTDIAGTTRDAIDTKYNRFGFEFNLVDTAGIRRKAKVKEDLEFYSVMRSVRAIEHSDVCLLVIDATRGFEGQDQSIFWLAEKNRKGIVILVNKWDLVEKDTMSTRDYERKIREEIAPFTDVPILFVSALTKQRLLKALETAVEVFENRKQRISTSKFNELMLPIIEATPPPALKGKYIKIKYCMQLPTPTPQFVFFANLPQYVKDPYKRFIENKLRENYNFNGVPIDIYFRQK; this is translated from the coding sequence ATGAACAATATTGTTGCCATTGTAGGAAGACCAAATGTTGGAAAATCCACATTTTTTAACCGTTTAATTCAGCGAAGAGAAGCTATTGTTGACTCGGTAAGCGGTGTTACGCGTGATAGAAATTATGGGAAAAGTGAATGGAATGGAAAAGAATTTTCCGTAATTGATACTGGAGGTTATGTAAAAGGTTCGGATGATATTTTTGAAGGAGAAATTCGTCGTCAAGTAGAATTGGCAATTGACGAAGCGGATGCTATTGTTTTTGTAGTTGATGTCGAGGAAGGCATTACGCCTATGGATGATGAAGTGGCTAAGTTGCTTCGTAAAGTTAAAAAACCGGTTATTTTAGTTGTAAACAAAGTGGATAATGCCATGCGTGAAAAAGACGCAGTGGAATTCTACAACTTAGGATTAGGCGATTTTTTCACTATTTCAGGAATGAGTGGAAGTGGAACGGGTGAATTATTAGATAAAATTGTAGAAGTTTTACCTGAATTACCAGATGCTATCGAAGAGGAAAATCCGTTACCAAGATTTTGTGTTGTAGGAAGACCGAATGCTGGTAAATCATCTTTTATCAATGCCTTAATTGGTGAAGATCGATTTGTAGTTACAGATATTGCTGGAACTACTCGTGATGCGATTGATACAAAATATAACCGTTTTGGATTTGAATTCAACTTAGTAGATACTGCTGGAATTAGACGTAAAGCGAAAGTAAAAGAAGATTTAGAATTTTACTCTGTAATGCGTTCGGTAAGAGCGATTGAACACAGTGATGTGTGTTTATTAGTTATCGATGCGACTCGTGGATTTGAAGGACAAGATCAAAGTATTTTTTGGTTAGCAGAAAAGAACAGAAAAGGAATTGTAATCTTAGTAAACAAATGGGATTTAGTTGAAAAAGATACCATGTCTACTCGTGATTATGAAAGAAAAATAAGAGAAGAAATTGCTCCTTTTACAGATGTGCCAATTTTATTTGTTTCGGCTTTAACAAAACAACGTTTATTAAAAGCTTTAGAAACAGCGGTTGAAGTTTTTGAAAACAGAAAGCAACGTATTTCAACCTCTAAATTTAATGAGTTGATGTTACCAATTATCGAAGCAACACCACCACCAGCATTAAAAGGAAAATATATTAAAATTAAATATTGCATGCAGTTGCCAACACCAACACCTCAATTTGTGTTTTTTGCCAACTTACCACAATATGTAAAAGATCCGTACAAACGTTTTATTGAAAATAAATTGAGAGAAAACTATAATTTTAATGGTGTTCCAATCGATATTTATTTCAGACAGAAATAA